The following coding sequences lie in one Trichoderma breve strain T069 chromosome 1, whole genome shotgun sequence genomic window:
- a CDS encoding ribosomal protein s36, mitochondrial domain-containing protein: protein MFATRALRQAAVHAERTPLIRFLGPRATPTSIDHTPQPHPASPSGKLPEGFTAYYGNGDAAARHNSFGAYRDHAQQHGPLQRTIGSVEAGIGGSSGYQLGSINPPKGVAFDVSELPTRFHRQPIDLSEIEAIESGGAAFA from the exons ATGTTCGCCACGAGAGCTCTTCGACAGGCCGCTGTCCACGCGGAGCGGACTCCCCTGATTCGATTCCTTGGACCCCGAGCCACTCCTA CTTCAATCGACCACACTCCTCAGCCTCACCCCGCATCTCCCTCAGGAAAGCTCCCCGAGGGTTTCACCGCATACTACGGCAACGGAGATGCCGCCGCCCGACACAACTCTTTCGGCGCCTACCGTGACCACGCCCAGCAGCACGGCCCTCTTCAGAGGACCATCGGCAGCGTTGAGGCCGGCATTGGTGGCTCCTCTGGCTACCAGCTCGGCTCCATAAACCCTCCCAAGGGTGTTGCCTTTGATGTCTCTGAGCTCCCTACCCGCTTCCACCGCCAGCCCATCGACCTGAGCGAGATCGAAGCCATCGAGTCTGGCGGCGCAGCTTTTGCTTAA